The proteins below are encoded in one region of Syntrophotalea carbinolica DSM 2380:
- the htpX gene encoding zinc metalloprotease HtpX: protein MNTLRTVALMTVLTLLLVWAGGMMGGRGGALFALIMAAVMNLGSYWFSDKIVIAMYRGREVSSGPLFSVVQELCLRNALPMPKVYILPQATPNAFATGRNPKHAAVAATEGILQVLSREELMGVMAHEMSHVRHRDILIGSIAATIAGAISYLAHMAQWAALFGGFGGRDDDDGNPLGLLLLIIFAPLAAMLVQMAISRSREYAADRGGAALCGNPHYLANALRKLEMANSRQPMPKVNEATAHMFIVNPLRGGGLKSLFSTHPPVDERIRRLENMTVL, encoded by the coding sequence ATGAATACACTGAGGACGGTAGCCCTTATGACCGTGCTCACCCTGTTGCTGGTGTGGGCAGGCGGAATGATGGGCGGTCGTGGCGGCGCTCTGTTCGCGTTGATCATGGCTGCGGTCATGAATCTGGGTTCGTACTGGTTTTCCGACAAAATCGTCATTGCCATGTACCGCGGTCGCGAAGTCAGCAGCGGGCCGCTTTTCAGTGTGGTGCAGGAACTATGTCTGCGCAATGCCCTGCCCATGCCGAAAGTCTATATCCTGCCGCAGGCGACGCCCAACGCCTTTGCCACCGGACGTAACCCGAAGCATGCCGCGGTAGCCGCCACAGAAGGCATTCTGCAGGTACTCTCCCGCGAAGAGCTCATGGGGGTCATGGCGCATGAAATGAGTCACGTCCGGCATCGCGACATCCTTATCGGTTCTATCGCCGCGACCATTGCCGGGGCTATCTCCTACCTGGCGCACATGGCGCAATGGGCGGCCCTGTTCGGAGGCTTTGGCGGACGCGACGATGACGATGGCAACCCTCTGGGTCTGCTGTTGCTGATCATCTTCGCACCGCTGGCGGCCATGCTCGTACAGATGGCCATATCCCGCTCACGGGAATATGCCGCCGACCGAGGCGGCGCAGCCTTATGCGGCAACCCCCACTATCTGGCCAACGCCCTGCGCAAGCTGGAGATGGCCAACAGCCGTCAACCGATGCCGAAAGTCAACGAAGCCACGGCGCACATGTTCATTGTCAACCCCCTGCGCGGCGGCGGTTTGAAGTCTCTGTTTTCGACCCATCCGCCGGTCGATGAACGTATCCGTCGGCTTGAAAACATGACCGTGCTGTAG
- a CDS encoding DUF116 domain-containing protein, with amino-acid sequence MACRKTADKTCDHTCGEVCNNAEQSTAKQQRPFLILLALVGSLFSAGAFVVWWLPSVGLSSIHPRLPYWFGLAILALVAVVIGGLGLLALTLITGRDLFIFPQLRGLAIRYLMPAVIGIGAFLRLDRDALQRCFIHLNNQLVHSRNLRVPAAKAMILLPHCLQLFDCAIKVTGDVEQCARCGRCDIGDLAELAKQRGVTLAVATGGTLARKLLMEKRPRLVVAVACERDLTSGIRDAYPLPVVGVFNTRPEGPCFNTRIDIDAVQRALDAYVVSE; translated from the coding sequence ATGGCTTGCCGCAAAACCGCGGACAAAACCTGCGATCATACCTGTGGAGAGGTTTGCAACAACGCCGAACAAAGCACGGCAAAGCAACAGCGGCCGTTCCTGATTCTGTTGGCGCTGGTCGGCAGTCTGTTCAGCGCCGGCGCTTTTGTGGTCTGGTGGCTGCCGAGTGTCGGGCTGTCCTCCATTCACCCCCGGTTGCCGTACTGGTTCGGCCTGGCAATCCTGGCTCTGGTAGCCGTGGTCATTGGCGGCCTTGGCCTGCTGGCCCTGACCCTGATCACCGGCCGGGATCTGTTCATCTTCCCGCAATTACGCGGGCTTGCGATCCGCTACCTGATGCCGGCGGTAATCGGTATCGGTGCTTTTCTGCGCCTTGACCGCGACGCCTTGCAGCGGTGCTTTATCCATCTCAACAACCAGCTGGTGCACTCCCGCAATCTGCGCGTCCCGGCCGCCAAGGCCATGATCCTTCTGCCGCACTGTCTGCAGTTATTCGATTGCGCCATCAAGGTCACCGGCGACGTGGAGCAATGCGCCCGGTGCGGCCGCTGCGATATCGGCGATCTGGCGGAACTGGCAAAACAACGCGGCGTGACCCTGGCGGTAGCGACCGGCGGTACTCTGGCCCGCAAACTGCTCATGGAAAAACGCCCCAGGCTGGTAGTGGCGGTGGCCTGCGAACGTGACCTTACTTCCGGCATCCGGGACGCCTATCCGCTACCGGTTGTCGGCGTTTTCAATACCCGCCCGGAAGGCCCCTGCTTCAATACCCGCATCGACATCGATGCCGTACAACGCGCACTGGATGCATATGTCGTCAGTGAATAA
- the fmt gene encoding methionyl-tRNA formyltransferase: MGTPEFALPTLQGLLEAGVDLCGVFTQPDRRKGRGKVLAPPPVKELALRHNLPVLQPEKLRDPSAVEQIRSLKPDLIVVVAYGQILPKSVLDIPRYGCINVHASLLPRYRGAAPINKAVVDGEQVTGVTTMLMDVGLDTGDILVKRATEIGNEETAGELHDRLALLGREAMEETLRRLCDGTLRSEAQDDAQSCYAPMMKKEDGCIDWSRPAGVIHNLVRGLSPWPGAYTRWNGQTLKLGRTVAEEGSEAEPGTVVSADETGVCIACGEGVLRVRELQLAGKKKLPAGDFLRGTSLSAGARLGD; the protein is encoded by the coding sequence ATGGGGACACCGGAATTCGCCTTGCCCACGTTGCAGGGGTTACTCGAAGCCGGTGTTGATCTTTGCGGCGTATTCACACAGCCTGATCGGCGCAAGGGGCGGGGCAAAGTCCTGGCGCCACCCCCTGTTAAAGAATTGGCCCTGAGACATAACCTGCCGGTTTTGCAACCCGAAAAATTGCGCGATCCGTCAGCCGTGGAACAGATACGCAGCCTCAAGCCCGACCTTATCGTGGTCGTCGCCTATGGCCAGATTCTTCCCAAAAGTGTCCTGGATATTCCCCGCTACGGTTGCATCAATGTGCATGCTTCGCTACTACCACGCTACCGCGGCGCCGCCCCCATCAATAAAGCGGTGGTCGACGGGGAGCAGGTTACCGGCGTAACCACCATGCTTATGGATGTGGGACTCGATACCGGCGACATCCTGGTAAAACGCGCCACCGAAATCGGCAACGAAGAAACCGCCGGAGAATTGCATGACCGGTTGGCGCTGCTCGGTCGCGAAGCCATGGAGGAAACCCTGCGACGACTGTGCGACGGCACGCTGCGCTCTGAAGCGCAGGACGATGCGCAGAGTTGCTATGCCCCCATGATGAAAAAAGAGGATGGGTGCATCGACTGGAGCCGCCCGGCCGGAGTCATTCACAACCTGGTTCGAGGCTTGAGCCCCTGGCCGGGTGCCTACACCCGTTGGAACGGACAAACCCTTAAGCTTGGCCGGACAGTGGCGGAAGAAGGTTCCGAAGCCGAACCGGGCACAGTGGTGAGCGCAGACGAAACGGGAGTCTGCATCGCTTGCGGTGAAGGCGTGCTACGGGTACGCGAGTTGCAGCTGGCTGGCAAGAAAAAACTGCCGGCAGGCGATTTTCTACGCGGCACCAGCCTATCGGCCGGTGCACGGTTGGGAGACTGA
- the def gene encoding peptide deformylase, producing the protein MAILPIRHYPDPVLKNKSEPILTITEEIKTLAADMAETMYAAPGVGLAAPQVGINKKLVVMDCAPKENPELIVAINPEIIEREGDSFEEEGCLSVPGYYCRIKRNSHVKVRYQNLEGQTVEREATGLLAIAFQHEIDHLHGLLFVDHLSSLKKNMFRKKYQKIQRQQEQEL; encoded by the coding sequence ATGGCGATTTTACCCATACGGCACTATCCCGATCCGGTCCTGAAAAATAAATCCGAACCGATCCTTACCATCACCGAGGAAATCAAAACCCTGGCGGCGGATATGGCTGAGACCATGTATGCTGCACCGGGAGTGGGCCTGGCCGCCCCGCAGGTTGGCATTAACAAAAAACTTGTTGTGATGGATTGCGCTCCCAAAGAAAACCCGGAGTTGATCGTGGCGATCAACCCGGAAATCATCGAACGAGAGGGAGATAGCTTCGAAGAAGAGGGCTGCCTTTCGGTACCGGGTTATTACTGCCGGATCAAACGTAACTCGCATGTCAAGGTTCGCTATCAGAACCTGGAGGGACAAACGGTAGAACGCGAGGCAACCGGGCTGCTGGCCATCGCCTTCCAACATGAAATTGACCACCTGCATGGACTGCTCTTCGTGGACCACCTGTCTTCGTTGAAAAAAAACATGTTTCGCAAAAAATATCAGAAAATCCAGCGTCAACAGGAGCAGGAGCTGTGA
- the sucD gene encoding succinate--CoA ligase subunit alpha translates to MAILIDRHSRIVVQGLTGSSGRRHGLLCRDYGSQVVAGVTPGKGGTHVEDIPVFDTVAEAVERCQADVTMILVPPQAAAEAILEADQAGVGLAVCITEGIPVRDMVLVNRALTDSAMRLIGPNCPGLITPDQCKVGILPGDIHRPGSIGVVSRSGTLTYEAVQQLSDAGLGQSTCVGIGGDPIIGTSFIDILALFNDDPDTEGVFLIGEIGGSAEEEAAAWIKQYMRKPVAAYIAGVTAPPGKRMGHAGAIVSGGSGRAEDKIASLRSSGVQVAGSPARMAEAMQDALRNAGIHGYDS, encoded by the coding sequence ATGGCCATACTCATTGATCGTCATTCGCGCATCGTGGTACAGGGGTTGACCGGCAGTTCAGGCCGCCGGCACGGGCTGCTGTGCCGCGATTACGGCAGCCAGGTGGTAGCCGGTGTCACCCCCGGCAAAGGCGGCACGCACGTTGAGGACATCCCGGTATTCGATACCGTTGCCGAGGCGGTAGAACGCTGCCAGGCCGATGTGACAATGATTCTTGTGCCCCCTCAAGCGGCAGCCGAAGCTATTCTGGAAGCCGACCAGGCCGGCGTCGGATTAGCCGTCTGCATCACCGAAGGGATCCCGGTGCGAGATATGGTACTGGTAAATCGGGCCTTGACCGACAGTGCCATGCGCCTTATCGGACCCAACTGTCCGGGCCTGATAACCCCCGACCAGTGCAAAGTCGGCATTCTTCCCGGGGATATTCACCGCCCGGGGAGCATCGGTGTCGTTTCCCGCAGCGGAACCCTCACCTATGAAGCGGTACAACAGCTCAGCGATGCCGGTCTGGGACAATCGACTTGCGTCGGTATCGGTGGAGATCCCATTATCGGCACCTCCTTCATCGATATTCTTGCCTTATTCAACGACGATCCGGATACCGAGGGTGTTTTTCTCATCGGAGAAATCGGCGGTAGCGCAGAAGAGGAGGCTGCCGCATGGATCAAACAATACATGCGCAAACCGGTGGCAGCCTATATCGCCGGCGTCACCGCTCCGCCCGGCAAACGCATGGGGCACGCCGGTGCCATTGTCAGCGGCGGGTCGGGACGTGCCGAAGACAAAATAGCCAGCTTGCGCAGCAGCGGTGTCCAGGTTGCCGGCAGCCCGGCCCGCATGGCGGAAGCCATGCAGGATGCTTTGCGGAACGCTGGCATACATGGTTATGACAGTTGA
- the sucC gene encoding ADP-forming succinate--CoA ligase subunit beta: protein MKLHEYQAKQLFHRYGIPIPEGRLARSVEETGQAARAFAGRCVVKAQIHAGGRGKAGGVARVNSVDQARNIAQRLLQHTLVTAQTGDQGLYVGSLLVEEIVPVAREMYLSLTLDRANGRYCLIASPDGGVDIEQTARKTPERVRRLTIDPLVGLRAFHARDIARFLGLDGPLSAAASKVILSLYRCLLEKDASLVEINPLAVTEEGRLMAMDAKVSIDDSALFRQKEMLEWLDESQLAPLEVRAAHSDIAYIKMDGCIGCLVNGAGLAMATLDMLSECGGQPANFLDVGGGADQDKVVEAFRILLEDPAVEGVLVNIFGGIMRCDLIAQGLIAAAEQVGCQLPIVVRMAGARRDEGKHLLQQTQLNISWQDGLAAAATAIVRQLSPSA, encoded by the coding sequence ATGAAACTGCATGAATACCAAGCCAAGCAGCTCTTCCACCGATACGGCATTCCGATACCGGAGGGCAGGCTGGCCCGTTCCGTAGAGGAAACCGGGCAGGCCGCCAGGGCCTTTGCCGGCCGCTGTGTTGTCAAAGCCCAGATTCATGCTGGCGGCCGCGGCAAGGCAGGCGGTGTCGCCCGGGTGAATTCAGTGGATCAGGCGCGCAATATTGCCCAGCGTTTGCTGCAGCATACTCTGGTCACCGCGCAAACGGGTGATCAAGGGCTGTATGTAGGCAGCCTGCTGGTCGAGGAGATCGTCCCCGTAGCCCGGGAAATGTATCTTTCCCTGACCCTCGACCGGGCCAACGGCCGCTATTGCCTCATTGCCTCCCCCGATGGGGGCGTCGACATTGAGCAGACCGCGCGCAAGACACCGGAGCGCGTGCGACGTCTCACCATCGACCCTCTGGTGGGACTGCGCGCCTTTCATGCCCGCGATATTGCACGGTTCCTGGGGCTGGACGGGCCGCTGAGCGCAGCTGCAAGCAAGGTGATATTGTCCCTGTATCGCTGTCTTCTGGAAAAAGATGCCTCGCTGGTGGAAATCAACCCGTTGGCGGTAACCGAAGAGGGCCGCTTGATGGCCATGGATGCCAAAGTATCTATCGACGACAGTGCCCTGTTCCGCCAGAAGGAAATGCTTGAATGGCTCGATGAGAGCCAGCTGGCCCCCTTGGAAGTGCGGGCGGCACATTCGGATATCGCCTACATCAAGATGGATGGATGTATCGGCTGCCTGGTCAATGGCGCCGGACTGGCCATGGCAACTCTCGACATGCTCAGCGAATGCGGCGGACAACCGGCCAACTTTCTCGATGTCGGAGGCGGCGCCGATCAGGACAAGGTGGTTGAAGCCTTCCGCATTTTGCTTGAGGATCCGGCTGTCGAGGGGGTTCTGGTGAATATTTTCGGCGGTATCATGCGCTGCGACCTGATAGCCCAAGGCCTCATTGCAGCCGCCGAGCAGGTGGGCTGTCAGCTACCTATCGTGGTGCGCATGGCTGGAGCACGGCGCGATGAAGGCAAACACCTCCTGCAGCAGACCCAGCTCAACATCAGCTGGCAGGACGGGTTGGCTGCTGCGGCCACCGCCATTGTTCGGCAACTTTCCCCTTCCGCCTGA
- the fsa gene encoding fructose-6-phosphate aldolase — protein MKFFIDTADIDQIKAAHEMGLVDGVTTNPSLVAKTGRKFTDVLKDIVQLIDGPISAEVVATDAEGMIAEARELIQYHPTNIVIKIPMTGEGLKATRVLAKDGVRVNMTLIFSPLQALLAAKAGAAYVSPFVGRLDDVGHDGMEGVDEILTIFENYGFDTEIIVASVRSPQHVLRAGLQGAHICTIPYNVIMQLTKHPLTDVGIERFLADWKASQQ, from the coding sequence ATGAAATTTTTCATCGACACAGCCGATATCGACCAGATCAAGGCGGCTCATGAAATGGGGCTGGTAGATGGCGTTACCACCAATCCGTCCCTGGTTGCCAAAACCGGACGCAAGTTTACCGACGTCCTTAAAGATATCGTCCAATTGATCGATGGCCCGATTTCCGCGGAAGTCGTGGCTACCGACGCCGAGGGGATGATCGCCGAAGCGCGCGAACTGATCCAGTACCATCCGACCAATATCGTGATCAAGATCCCCATGACCGGCGAGGGTCTGAAGGCTACCCGCGTTCTGGCCAAAGACGGTGTCCGTGTCAACATGACGCTGATTTTTTCACCGCTGCAGGCACTGCTGGCCGCCAAAGCCGGCGCCGCCTATGTGTCCCCCTTTGTCGGCCGACTGGACGATGTCGGGCATGACGGCATGGAAGGCGTCGATGAGATCCTGACTATTTTCGAAAATTACGGGTTCGATACGGAAATTATCGTTGCATCGGTTCGCAGCCCGCAACATGTCCTTAGAGCCGGACTGCAGGGGGCGCATATCTGCACCATCCCCTACAATGTCATCATGCAACTGACCAAACACCCCTTGACGGACGTCGGCATCGAGCGCTTTCTGGCCGACTGGAAGGCGTCCCAGCAATAG
- a CDS encoding YHS domain-containing protein, translated as MFRFLWLFFLFLLSYYLVTAVTGLFKNATHRPPPEKRPEGEAMVRDPHCGTFIPRSLALKKVIKGQTYYFCSEECIRLFDSQETSGKS; from the coding sequence ATGTTTCGTTTTCTATGGCTGTTTTTCCTTTTTCTGTTATCTTACTACCTGGTTACGGCAGTGACGGGCTTATTTAAAAACGCCACCCATCGGCCACCACCGGAAAAGCGCCCCGAAGGGGAAGCCATGGTTCGCGATCCGCACTGCGGCACCTTTATTCCACGCAGTCTGGCCCTGAAAAAAGTTATCAAGGGCCAAACGTACTATTTCTGTTCAGAAGAGTGCATAAGGCTCTTCGATTCGCAGGAAACATCCGGAAAATCCTAG
- the folK gene encoding 2-amino-4-hydroxy-6-hydroxymethyldihydropteridine diphosphokinase, which yields MVKYSAMNGNHQPTTAFLALGSNLGDRLANLQGAWQALHDLPQLKVLAASAIYETEPVGGPDGQPAFLNAVLMVETFLEAPALLAAGLAIEQSFGRCRHEHWGPRTLDIDLLLYGDKIVQQQDLVVPHPRLHERAFVLMPLMDLAPDLLHPLRRQTVRDMLHQLPSTAGIRRLPGHW from the coding sequence ATGGTTAAATACTCAGCTATGAATGGTAACCATCAGCCAACCACCGCGTTTCTCGCCCTCGGCTCCAATCTCGGCGACCGCCTTGCCAACCTCCAAGGGGCCTGGCAGGCATTGCACGATCTCCCGCAACTCAAGGTTCTGGCCGCATCCGCCATTTATGAAACCGAACCGGTTGGTGGCCCCGACGGTCAACCGGCTTTTCTGAATGCCGTACTCATGGTTGAAACTTTTTTGGAGGCACCCGCATTGCTGGCGGCCGGTCTGGCTATCGAGCAATCTTTCGGTCGATGCCGCCACGAACATTGGGGGCCCCGCACCCTTGATATAGACCTGCTTCTTTACGGCGATAAGATTGTCCAACAACAGGATCTGGTCGTACCCCATCCACGCTTACATGAACGCGCTTTTGTCCTTATGCCCTTGATGGACCTGGCCCCGGACTTGCTCCATCCCTTGCGCCGGCAAACCGTGAGGGACATGCTGCATCAACTACCCTCTACCGCAGGCATCCGCCGCCTGCCCGGCCATTGGTGA
- the mdh gene encoding iron-dependent methanol dehydrogenase, with product MPIVNLAETTYGFFIPSVTLMGPGCAKEVGPKANELGAKKALLVTDAGLMKMGVADTIAGYIKDAGVEVTIYPGAEPNPTDKNVHDGVKVYEDEGCDFIVSLGGGSSHDCAKGIGLVTAGGGNIRDYEGVNKSTVPMTPLIAINTTAGTASEMTRFCIITNLETHVKMAIVDWRCTPLIAVDDPVLMLGKPPALTAATGMDALTHAVEAYVSTIATPITDACAEKAIRLIAEWLRPAVAMGANIEARDAMCYAQYLAGMAFNNASLGYVHAMAHQLGGFYNLPHGVCNAILLPSVCDYNMIACPDRFADIADFMGVDTTGMPVTEAAAAGIEAIRELSASIGIPAGLTELNVKEEDLKTMAENAQKDACMLTNPRTATLDQVIDIYKAAM from the coding sequence ATGCCAATTGTCAACCTCGCAGAAACCACGTACGGCTTTTTCATCCCCAGCGTTACCCTGATGGGTCCTGGTTGTGCTAAAGAAGTTGGCCCTAAAGCCAATGAACTCGGCGCTAAAAAAGCTCTCCTCGTTACCGATGCCGGTCTGATGAAGATGGGTGTTGCCGACACCATCGCCGGCTACATCAAAGATGCTGGCGTGGAAGTCACCATCTACCCCGGTGCCGAGCCCAACCCGACTGACAAAAACGTTCACGACGGCGTAAAGGTCTACGAAGACGAAGGCTGTGACTTCATCGTTTCCCTGGGCGGCGGTTCTTCCCATGACTGCGCCAAAGGTATTGGCCTGGTTACTGCCGGCGGCGGCAACATCCGCGATTACGAGGGCGTGAATAAATCCACTGTTCCCATGACCCCCCTCATCGCCATCAACACCACCGCGGGTACCGCTTCCGAAATGACCCGTTTCTGCATCATCACCAACCTCGAGACCCATGTTAAGATGGCTATCGTCGACTGGCGCTGCACTCCGCTGATCGCTGTTGACGACCCCGTTCTGATGCTGGGCAAGCCCCCCGCACTGACCGCAGCCACCGGCATGGACGCACTGACCCACGCCGTGGAAGCTTACGTTTCCACCATCGCTACTCCGATCACCGACGCTTGCGCTGAAAAAGCCATCCGTCTGATCGCCGAGTGGTTGCGTCCGGCCGTTGCCATGGGCGCCAACATCGAAGCTCGCGATGCCATGTGCTACGCGCAGTACCTGGCCGGCATGGCGTTCAACAACGCCTCCCTCGGTTACGTACACGCCATGGCTCACCAGTTGGGTGGTTTCTACAACCTGCCCCACGGTGTCTGCAACGCCATCCTGTTGCCTTCCGTTTGCGACTACAACATGATCGCTTGCCCGGATCGCTTTGCTGACATCGCCGACTTCATGGGCGTTGACACCACCGGCATGCCCGTTACCGAAGCTGCTGCCGCTGGCATCGAAGCTATCCGTGAACTGTCCGCTTCCATCGGCATCCCGGCTGGCCTGACCGAGCTGAATGTCAAAGAAGAAGACCTCAAAACCATGGCAGAAAATGCACAGAAAGATGCCTGCATGCTGACCAATCCTCGTACTGCTACGCTGGACCAGGTCATCGACATCTACAAGGCTGCCATGTAA
- a CDS encoding HesA/MoeB/ThiF family protein, giving the protein MPDLLTWLKERAKDDLLLWADQLSAANRFKVSIREVEGTALKNGLLPARYQRNRNMLNLDDQLKLYNSKVAVIGCGGLGGYIIEELARLGVGTIVAVDPDVFEEHNMNRQLLATPDFLGIKKVAAAARRVDRVNPAVELLPVGLAFGLDNGTRILENCHVAVDALDSIAVRLELAEICQQLSIPLVHGAIAGWYGFLMTQFPGERTLQKFFAHNSQESGLEKHLGNPSFTPAVVASLEVAEVCKVLLNQGTPTRRRCLSIDLYDMEFVEIEC; this is encoded by the coding sequence ATGCCAGATCTCCTGACCTGGCTCAAAGAAAGAGCCAAGGACGACCTCCTGTTGTGGGCCGACCAGCTGTCTGCCGCCAACCGATTCAAAGTCAGCATTCGAGAAGTCGAAGGAACGGCCCTGAAAAACGGCCTGCTCCCGGCACGCTATCAGCGCAACCGCAACATGCTCAACCTTGACGATCAGCTCAAGCTTTACAACAGCAAGGTAGCGGTTATCGGCTGCGGGGGCCTGGGCGGCTACATTATCGAGGAGCTGGCACGCCTGGGAGTCGGCACCATCGTAGCTGTGGATCCCGATGTTTTCGAAGAACACAACATGAACCGGCAGCTGCTGGCCACTCCGGACTTTTTAGGCATCAAAAAAGTCGCCGCCGCCGCGCGCCGGGTGGATCGCGTCAACCCTGCGGTTGAACTGCTACCTGTCGGCCTCGCCTTTGGCCTCGATAACGGCACCCGGATTCTGGAAAACTGCCACGTGGCCGTGGACGCCCTGGACAGCATTGCCGTGCGCCTGGAACTGGCGGAGATCTGCCAGCAACTTTCGATCCCCTTGGTGCATGGCGCCATCGCCGGCTGGTACGGGTTCCTTATGACCCAGTTTCCAGGAGAGCGAACCCTGCAGAAATTTTTCGCCCATAATTCCCAGGAAAGCGGCCTTGAAAAACACCTCGGCAACCCGTCATTCACTCCAGCGGTCGTAGCCAGTCTGGAAGTAGCCGAAGTGTGCAAAGTCTTACTGAATCAGGGAACCCCGACCCGCCGCCGCTGCCTGTCCATCGATCTTTACGACATGGAGTTTGTGGAGATTGAATGCTGA
- a CDS encoding MoaD/ThiS family protein: MTIFVKLFAGFRENRFKVAKREVKDDCTIADVLEQLGIKEPELGVALIDGRHVTSDQVLHAGVTISLFPKVGGG; encoded by the coding sequence ATGACCATTTTTGTAAAGCTTTTTGCAGGATTCAGAGAAAATCGTTTCAAAGTGGCCAAACGCGAAGTCAAGGACGACTGTACAATCGCCGACGTGCTGGAACAACTGGGCATAAAAGAACCGGAACTTGGCGTTGCCCTGATCGATGGACGCCACGTTACATCCGACCAGGTGCTCCACGCCGGTGTGACCATCTCCCTGTTCCCCAAAGTCGGCGGAGGGTAA